In Neoarius graeffei isolate fNeoGra1 chromosome 15, fNeoGra1.pri, whole genome shotgun sequence, a single genomic region encodes these proteins:
- the LOC132898907 gene encoding uncharacterized protein LOC132898907, which yields MTGSAHLIEHDQFCQEEWSYIQPEFCQKLVDCYQERLVRVKLVTAPYLRRESESRGSSLSTTRWLMCVRNAEKLNKGEFVKSVLSCRPSVLHPPTWTATVVLKPGTRAQKTTAPETSGWPVEQRAARLLPLLTGEAQLAALQLPADHRLAYVDLRRAVLQRVGHTPEQQHQRFHALRLEEVGRPFAFGQQLRDACWQWLRDDSCDAEGLIDQVVLQQFVTHLPAGTAEWVQYHRPASLDQAIELVEDHLAAVPAAGQQMASSLLSSSLSLSLSPSSCVPSSPRSPTAEAGAGTTPAGPLHPWCPPVSPFCVCLSSTSGECAPDHRCRGKAWAGLLALRGAGPPSTAVHGDRGGRSGSDPRCARGRPRSGRSVSHTDGCVGQRAGGRFVPAGGGGGSPRLVH from the exons ATGACAGGAAGTGCACATTTAATTGAACACGACcagttctgccaagaagagtggtcatatatccaaccagaattctgccagaagcttgttgattgcTACCAAGAGCGTCTGGTCAGGGTGAAACTTG tgaccgcgccctatttaaggagagagagcgagagcagagggagctctctctccacaaccagatggctgatgtgtgtgcgtaacgctgaaaagctgaataaaggagagtttgtgaaatcagttctgtcctgccgtccttctgtgctccacccacctacatggactgctacagtggtgctgaaacccgggacccgagcacagaagacaacagccccagagacctcggggtggccggtggaacagcgcgcggcgcgcctcctccccctgctaaccggagaggcgcagctggccgcgctacagctccccgccgaccaccggctggcctacgtggaccttcgccgggccgtcctccagcgggtgggacacaccccggagcaacaacatcagcgtttccacgctctgcgcttggaggaagtcggccggccatttgcgtttggccagcaactccgggatgcctgctggcagtggttgagggacgacagttgcgacgccgagggactcattgaccaggtggtactgcaACAGTTCGTCACGcatttaccagcgggaaccgcagagtgggtccagtaccaccgcccggcgtcgctggatcaggcaatcgagctggtggaggatcatctggcggctgtcccagcggcaggacagcagatggcatcttctcttctctcctcttctctctctctctctctctccccctcctcctgtgtcccgtcctctccccgttcccccaccgcggaggcgggggccggcaccaccccagccggcccactgcacccgtggtgccctcccgtttctcccttctgtgtctgtctctcctccacctcaggtgagtgtgccccagatcaccggtgcagagggaaagcctgggcaggtttgctggcgctgcggggagccgggccaccttcaacagcagtgcacggcgatagaggtgggcgcagtggttcggatccccgatgcgccagaggccgtcctcgatcgggccggagcgtatcgcataccg acggatgcgtcggacagagggctgggggccgttttgtcccagcaggtggagggggaggatcgccccgtcttgtacattag
- the ccl25b gene encoding C-C motif chemokine 25b, protein MKLHVLCFLLLLCMYSSLAQGHYESCCLRYGNEPKIRIKRKVVSYRLQETDGGCNIPAVIFTFALKKNVTFCANPNEHWVQKLMKRTKSK, encoded by the exons ATGAAGCTTCATGTCCTCTGTTTTCTCCTGCTTCTATGCATGTACTCAAGTTTGGCACAAG GTCATTATGAAAGTTGTTGCTTAAGGTATGGTAATGAGCCTAAAATCAGAATCAAACGAAAAGTTGTGAGCTACAGGCTTCAGGAGACTGATGGAGGATGCAATATCCCCGCTGTTAT ATTCACTTTTGCACTGAAGAAAAATGTGACATTCTGTGCTAACCCCAATGAGCACTGGGTCCAAAAACTGATGAAAAGAACAAAGTCAAAATGA